The Snodgrassella alvi wkB2 genome window below encodes:
- a CDS encoding Maf family protein codes for MPREKKLILASSSRFRQQQLQQLNIPFDAVKPDFDETPLSAETAPQTALRLASGKAYSLASLYPDALIIGCDQVALCREQQLGKPLTVTKAQQMLHYLSGQQVIFYSALAVLNAAENRLHQHIDETRVMMRSLTEAQIKHYLSREPDAVHCAGAAKSEGLGALLIKRIESTDPNALIGLPVFRLVDFLLAEGMNIL; via the coding sequence ATGCCAAGAGAGAAAAAGTTGATTCTGGCTTCCAGCTCCCGTTTTCGCCAGCAACAACTTCAGCAGTTAAACATCCCTTTTGACGCGGTTAAACCTGATTTTGATGAAACGCCACTTTCTGCTGAAACCGCACCACAAACAGCGTTGCGTTTGGCCAGCGGCAAAGCATACTCTCTAGCCAGTCTTTATCCGGATGCTCTGATTATCGGTTGCGATCAGGTTGCGCTATGTCGCGAGCAGCAACTGGGCAAACCACTAACCGTAACAAAAGCACAACAGATGTTACACTATTTGAGTGGTCAGCAAGTGATATTTTACAGTGCACTTGCGGTACTGAACGCTGCTGAAAACCGCCTGCATCAGCATATTGATGAAACACGCGTCATGATGCGTTCACTGACTGAGGCGCAGATTAAGCATTATCTGAGTCGTGAACCGGATGCTGTACATTGTGCCGGCGCGGCAAAAAGTGAAGGATTAGGCGCTTTACTAATTAAACGCATCGAAAGCACCGATCCGAATGCACTGATTGGTTTACCGGTTTTTCGTCTGGTGGATTTTCTGCTGGCAGAAGGAATGAATATTTTATGA
- a CDS encoding phosphoribosyltransferase, producing MKKIWYNYEDIHRAIKQLAEKIQKSEHSFDAMIAIGGGGFIPARILRSFLNIPVYTVTLSYYDVNDCPTDQPQKIQWTNGFDEKLKNKKLLIVDEVDDSRATLEYCIRELQHEGFQHLGVAVLHEKRKPKKGVLPADLPFYSAIQVDDWWINYPWDALDIDEHYEHVAAQATSEA from the coding sequence ATGAAAAAAATCTGGTATAACTACGAAGACATACATCGTGCCATTAAACAGCTGGCAGAAAAAATTCAGAAATCAGAGCATTCATTTGATGCAATGATCGCTATCGGTGGTGGTGGATTTATTCCGGCACGTATATTGCGTAGTTTTTTGAATATTCCTGTATATACTGTTACTTTGTCTTATTATGACGTTAACGACTGCCCGACTGACCAGCCGCAGAAAATACAGTGGACCAATGGTTTTGACGAAAAATTAAAAAACAAAAAACTACTGATTGTTGATGAAGTGGATGACAGCCGGGCTACGCTCGAATACTGTATTCGCGAATTACAGCATGAAGGATTCCAGCATCTCGGGGTAGCAGTACTGCATGAAAAGCGCAAACCCAAAAAAGGGGTATTGCCGGCAGATTTACCTTTTTATAGTGCAATACAGGTTGATGACTGGTGGATTAACTATCCTTGGGATGCGCTTGATATTGATGAGCACTATGAGCATGTTGCAGCCCAAGCTACATCAGAGGCATGA
- the rpmF gene encoding 50S ribosomal protein L32 gives MAVQQNKKSPSKRGMHRSHDGLTAVQVSTDTTTGEVHLRHHISPNGMYRGRKVVKAKGE, from the coding sequence ATGGCAGTTCAACAAAACAAAAAATCACCTTCAAAACGTGGTATGCACCGTTCACACGATGGTCTGACCGCTGTACAGGTTTCTACTGATACCACTACCGGTGAAGTACATTTGCGTCACCACATCTCTCCAAACGGTATGTACCGCGGACGTAAAGTAGTCAAAGCCAAAGGTGAATAA
- the plsX gene encoding phosphate acyltransferase PlsX has protein sequence MKTIAVDAMGGDFGLDITIPGALTFLQQQTDAALILVGDETKIRNVLKKANASMERITICPASEVVGMDEEPTSALKNKKDSSMRVAINQIKEGLAQAAVSAGNTGALMATARFVLKTIDGVDRPAIAKFLPGRNNHMTLVLDLGANVDCSSTQLLQFAIVGSQQVAALFPENTQPRVGLLNVGTEDIKGNAAAKETHQLLQRSDLNFVGNVEGNSIFTAEVDVLVVDGFTGNAMLKSIEGAVKFAGSVVKEEFTRSWFNKLAALIALPTLKGFKRRLDPRRFNGAIFLGLRGVVIKSHGGTDATGFCFALQEAYKAIKADSITKIQAGVVRQLAALEE, from the coding sequence CTGAAAACTATTGCTGTAGATGCCATGGGCGGCGATTTCGGTCTGGATATAACCATTCCGGGAGCGCTGACATTTTTACAGCAGCAAACTGACGCTGCACTGATTCTGGTTGGTGATGAAACCAAAATCAGAAATGTATTAAAAAAAGCTAATGCTTCCATGGAGCGGATTACCATTTGTCCGGCCAGTGAAGTGGTAGGCATGGATGAAGAACCGACTTCTGCGCTCAAGAATAAAAAAGATTCTTCGATGCGTGTGGCCATCAACCAGATTAAAGAAGGTCTGGCACAGGCAGCTGTATCGGCCGGCAATACCGGAGCACTGATGGCAACTGCCCGCTTTGTATTGAAAACCATTGATGGTGTTGATCGTCCGGCAATTGCTAAATTCCTGCCCGGACGCAATAATCATATGACACTGGTACTGGATCTGGGTGCCAACGTCGATTGCAGCAGCACCCAGCTTTTGCAGTTTGCTATTGTTGGTAGCCAGCAGGTGGCGGCACTGTTTCCTGAAAATACGCAGCCAAGAGTAGGTTTACTTAATGTCGGTACCGAAGACATCAAGGGTAATGCGGCTGCTAAAGAAACTCATCAGCTTTTACAACGCAGTGATCTGAATTTTGTCGGCAATGTTGAAGGTAATTCTATTTTTACAGCTGAAGTTGATGTGCTGGTAGTTGATGGTTTTACCGGTAATGCAATGCTCAAAAGTATCGAAGGAGCGGTAAAATTTGCTGGTTCAGTTGTTAAAGAAGAGTTTACCCGCAGCTGGTTTAATAAACTGGCCGCATTAATTGCATTACCAACATTAAAGGGATTTAAGCGGCGTCTTGATCCGAGGCGTTTTAATGGTGCCATTTTTCTGGGATTACGTGGTGTCGTAATTAAAAGCCATGGCGGTACGGATGCTACAGGTTTCTGTTTTGCCCTGCAGGAAGCTTATAAAGCCATTAAGGCAGATTCAATCACTAAAATCCAGGCCGGTGTTGTACGTCAGCTGGCTGCACTGGAAGAATAA
- a CDS encoding YceD family protein codes for MLDPILIDTATFTREQQQRSGQLQLQALDRRVWSHELLAQREGIIQYQVCGGIDRWQRPFLDISVEGQLELVCQRCLQAVSWALNDQSHVVLFTSEQLLDEAMAADETLEGAVWSAEYNLAALLEDQILMAIPVAPRHEDCDHTLATQTNQDSGNPFARLAGLKSGH; via the coding sequence ATGTTAGACCCTATTTTGATTGATACGGCCACGTTCACACGTGAACAGCAGCAACGCAGCGGTCAATTGCAGCTTCAGGCACTTGACCGGCGGGTTTGGTCGCATGAACTTTTAGCGCAACGCGAAGGCATTATCCAGTATCAGGTTTGCGGTGGTATTGACCGCTGGCAGCGTCCTTTTCTCGACATCAGTGTGGAAGGTCAGCTGGAACTGGTGTGTCAGCGCTGTTTACAGGCAGTTTCCTGGGCGCTGAATGACCAGTCGCATGTGGTGCTGTTTACCAGCGAACAGTTGCTGGACGAGGCCATGGCCGCTGATGAAACACTTGAAGGCGCGGTATGGAGTGCAGAATATAATCTTGCTGCACTGCTGGAAGACCAGATTTTAATGGCTATTCCGGTTGCACCGCGACATGAAGACTGTGATCACACTCTGGCAACCCAAACCAATCAAGACTCAGGTAATCCTTTTGCCAGACTGGCAGGACTGAAAAGCGGCCACTAA
- a CDS encoding SAM-dependent methyltransferase, whose translation MSSPVLYLIPTPLGNADTPCLLAHEQKCIVNLTDFVVEAEKTARAHLKAFGVQTPIRELNLCTLNEHTPERDIAKLLQPLQAGRSMGLLSEAGCPAVADPGAQLVALAHQAGFTVMPLVGPSSIMLALMASGANGQCFAFKGYLPAEKNARIECLHTLEKRSRQENETQLFIETPYRNDALLADAIATLHPETRLCIAADLTMPTQTIISQNIAAWRKMPALPLLKKRPCLFVVYAG comes from the coding sequence ATGAGCAGTCCTGTACTCTATCTGATCCCGACACCGCTGGGAAATGCGGATACACCGTGTCTGCTTGCGCATGAACAAAAATGCATTGTTAACCTGACTGACTTCGTTGTTGAAGCAGAAAAAACAGCACGGGCTCATTTAAAAGCCTTCGGTGTGCAAACACCGATTCGTGAGCTGAATCTGTGCACTTTGAATGAACATACTCCTGAGCGGGATATTGCTAAGTTATTACAACCTTTGCAGGCCGGTCGCAGTATGGGATTACTCAGCGAAGCCGGCTGTCCGGCTGTTGCAGACCCGGGAGCCCAGCTGGTGGCACTGGCACATCAGGCCGGGTTTACTGTAATGCCGCTCGTGGGACCGTCCAGTATCATGCTGGCTCTGATGGCTTCTGGCGCCAACGGACAGTGTTTTGCTTTCAAAGGTTATCTGCCTGCTGAAAAAAACGCACGTATTGAATGTTTGCATACTCTGGAAAAGCGCTCACGACAGGAAAATGAAACTCAGCTTTTTATTGAAACGCCTTACCGTAATGATGCTTTACTGGCTGATGCCATAGCGACTTTACATCCTGAAACCCGTTTGTGCATTGCTGCAGATTTAACTATGCCGACCCAAACTATTATTAGTCAGAATATTGCAGCATGGCGAAAAATGCCGGCATTGCCACTGCTGAAAAAAAGACCATGTCTGTTCGTTGTTTATGCCGGATAA